From Caballeronia insecticola, a single genomic window includes:
- the gshA gene encoding glutamate--cysteine ligase, with amino-acid sequence MVPHLVTALSGPLLDLERKILEAMPAIERWFRLEWQEHTPPFYCSVDLRNAGFKLAPVDINLFPGGFNNLPPEVLPLAVQAAMASIEKICPDAKNLLVIPERHTRNAFYLENVARLALIMRQAGLNVRFGTLDENIHGPVTIALADGQKIVLEPLERTPRRLGLKNFDPCSILLNNDLSAGIPPVLENLHEQYVLPPLHAGWAVRRKSTHFSCYDDVAKKFAKLVEIDPWMVNPYFAHVEGVDYEARTGEEALADAIDGVLKKIAKKYREYGISEKPYVVIKADAGTYGKGVMTVHDASEVAALTKRERAKMNDAKEGLQVHDVIVQEGVHTFERVENAVAEPVVYMIDRYVVGGFYRVHESRERDQNLNAPGMRFVPLGFEHTALPDAHAKPGAAPPNRFYMYGVVARLGLLAASVELEKTDPEAIQV; translated from the coding sequence ATGGTTCCGCACCTTGTTACGGCGTTAAGTGGCCCGCTGCTCGATCTCGAGCGGAAAATTCTCGAGGCCATGCCCGCGATCGAGCGCTGGTTCCGTCTCGAATGGCAGGAGCACACGCCGCCGTTCTACTGTTCCGTCGATCTGCGCAACGCGGGGTTCAAGCTCGCGCCCGTCGACATCAATCTCTTTCCGGGCGGCTTCAACAATCTGCCGCCGGAAGTGTTGCCGCTCGCGGTGCAGGCCGCCATGGCATCCATCGAGAAGATTTGTCCCGATGCGAAAAATCTGCTCGTCATCCCGGAGCGCCATACGCGCAACGCGTTCTATCTGGAGAACGTCGCGCGGCTGGCGTTGATCATGCGGCAGGCCGGACTCAACGTGCGCTTCGGCACGCTCGACGAGAACATCCACGGACCGGTGACCATCGCGCTCGCGGATGGGCAGAAGATCGTGCTCGAACCGCTCGAACGCACGCCGCGGCGTCTGGGTCTCAAGAACTTCGATCCGTGCTCGATCCTGCTCAACAACGATCTCTCCGCCGGCATTCCGCCCGTGCTCGAGAACCTGCACGAGCAGTACGTGTTGCCGCCGCTGCACGCGGGCTGGGCGGTGCGCCGCAAGTCGACGCACTTCTCCTGCTATGACGACGTCGCGAAGAAATTTGCGAAGCTCGTCGAGATCGATCCGTGGATGGTGAACCCGTATTTTGCGCACGTGGAAGGCGTCGACTACGAAGCGCGCACCGGCGAGGAAGCGCTCGCCGACGCCATCGACGGCGTGCTCAAGAAGATCGCGAAGAAGTATCGCGAGTACGGGATCAGCGAGAAGCCGTATGTCGTCATCAAGGCGGATGCCGGCACGTACGGCAAGGGCGTGATGACCGTGCACGACGCGAGCGAAGTCGCCGCGCTCACGAAGCGCGAACGCGCGAAGATGAACGACGCGAAGGAAGGCCTGCAAGTGCACGACGTGATCGTGCAGGAAGGCGTGCACACGTTCGAGCGCGTGGAAAACGCGGTCGCGGAGCCGGTGGTGTATATGATCGACCGGTATGTCGTCGGCGGGTTTTATCGCGTGCACGAATCGCGTGAGCGCGACCAGAACCTCAACGCGCCGGGCATGCGCTTCGTCCCGCTCGGCTTCGAGCACACGGCGCTTCCCGACGCGCACGCGAAACCGGGCGCCGCGCCGCCGAACCGCTTCTACATGTACGGCGTGGTGGCGCGGCTGGGTTTGCTGGCGGCATCGGTCGAGCTCGAAAAGACCGATCCGGAAGCGATTCAGGTCTGA
- a CDS encoding ammonium transporter produces MRNFLMSLMVAAALTGANVGTALAQDASAPAAASAPAPDAAASTSASAPSSANTAMASSADAASAAAASGASDAAPAAPTEPVMVDSSKISSGDTAWMLTSVALVLFMTIPGLALFYAGMVRKKNVLATVMQSFAICCLVTILWTVVGYSIAFTPGGSFIGGFSRVFLHGMAYIKGDKATTLTVSHLATTIPESVYFAFQLTFAIITPALITGAFADRMKFSAMLVFMTLWSLLVYSPIAHMVWEPTGWLASAGVLDFAGGTVVHINAGIAGLMCCLVLGKRVGYGREVMAPHNLVLSLIGASMLWVGWFGFNAGSAVAADGRAGFAMLTTQIATAFAAFGWMFAEWITKGKPSVLGIISGAVAGLVAVTPASGFVGVTGAIVIGIVAGVVCFWSATWLKHKFNYDDSLDAFGVHGVGGIIGALLTGVFAVKDIGGFDGSVLVQAKGVLVTLVYSGVVSFVLLKVIDMVMGLRVTEEQEREGLDVTLHGEHVE; encoded by the coding sequence ATGCGCAACTTTTTGATGTCATTGATGGTGGCCGCCGCGCTGACAGGCGCGAATGTCGGCACAGCCCTCGCTCAGGACGCGTCCGCTCCGGCCGCGGCCTCCGCACCGGCGCCCGATGCCGCAGCTTCCACCTCGGCAAGCGCACCGTCCAGCGCCAACACGGCGATGGCGTCCTCGGCGGATGCCGCCTCAGCGGCTGCGGCCTCAGGCGCATCCGACGCCGCGCCCGCCGCGCCGACCGAACCGGTCATGGTCGATTCGTCGAAGATCAGCTCGGGCGACACGGCGTGGATGCTCACCTCCGTCGCACTCGTGCTGTTCATGACGATTCCGGGCCTCGCGCTGTTCTACGCGGGCATGGTGCGCAAGAAGAACGTGCTCGCCACGGTGATGCAGAGCTTCGCGATCTGCTGTCTGGTGACGATCCTCTGGACCGTCGTCGGCTACAGCATCGCGTTCACGCCGGGCGGATCGTTCATCGGCGGCTTCTCGCGCGTGTTCCTGCACGGCATGGCCTACATCAAGGGCGACAAGGCGACGACGCTGACCGTCAGTCACCTCGCCACGACCATTCCGGAGTCGGTGTACTTCGCGTTCCAGCTGACGTTCGCGATCATCACCCCGGCGCTCATCACCGGCGCGTTCGCCGATCGCATGAAGTTCTCCGCGATGCTCGTGTTCATGACGCTGTGGTCGCTCCTGGTCTACTCGCCGATCGCGCACATGGTCTGGGAACCGACCGGCTGGCTGGCATCCGCCGGCGTGCTCGACTTCGCGGGCGGCACGGTGGTTCACATCAACGCCGGTATCGCGGGCCTGATGTGCTGTCTGGTGCTCGGCAAGCGTGTCGGCTACGGCCGCGAAGTCATGGCGCCGCACAACCTCGTGCTCTCGCTGATCGGCGCATCGATGCTGTGGGTGGGCTGGTTCGGCTTCAACGCGGGCTCGGCAGTCGCGGCTGACGGCCGTGCCGGCTTCGCGATGCTCACGACGCAGATCGCCACCGCCTTCGCCGCCTTCGGCTGGATGTTCGCGGAGTGGATCACGAAGGGCAAGCCGTCGGTGCTCGGCATCATCTCGGGCGCGGTTGCGGGTCTCGTGGCAGTGACGCCGGCTTCGGGCTTCGTCGGCGTGACGGGCGCGATCGTGATCGGCATCGTCGCGGGCGTGGTCTGCTTCTGGTCGGCAACGTGGCTCAAGCACAAGTTCAACTACGACGACTCGCTCGATGCGTTCGGCGTGCACGGCGTGGGCGGGATCATCGGCGCGCTGCTGACGGGCGTGTTCGCGGTGAAGGATATCGGCGGTTTCGACGGCAGCGTGCTCGTGCAGGCCAAGGGCGTGCTCGTCACGCTGGTCTATAGCGGCGTCGTGAGCTTCGTGCTGCTCAAGGTCATCGACATGGTGATGGGTCTGCGCGTCACGGAAGAACAGGAACGCGAAGGTCTCGACGTCACGCTGCACGGCGAGCACGTCGAATAA
- a CDS encoding peroxiredoxin family protein produces MSQATQETSTRAKSPLRYIVMALVAAVIAGTGYFAFGGQQKAPDATFTLLSGQKISTTGDLKGKVYLVNFWATSCETCMKEMPQMIDTYNKFKGRGLEFVAVAMNYDAPMYVSNYAQTRNLPFKVAMDDGSAAKQFGNVQLTPTTFVIDKNGRILKRYVGEPTFAELDQLLDNALGSA; encoded by the coding sequence ATGTCCCAAGCCACGCAAGAAACATCCACGCGCGCCAAGAGCCCGCTGCGCTACATCGTGATGGCGCTCGTCGCGGCCGTGATCGCAGGCACCGGCTACTTCGCCTTCGGCGGCCAGCAGAAGGCGCCGGACGCCACCTTCACGCTGTTGTCGGGACAGAAGATTTCCACCACGGGCGATCTGAAGGGCAAGGTCTATCTCGTCAATTTCTGGGCGACGAGTTGCGAGACCTGCATGAAAGAAATGCCCCAGATGATCGACACGTACAACAAGTTCAAGGGTCGCGGACTGGAGTTCGTCGCGGTCGCAATGAACTACGACGCGCCGATGTACGTGAGCAATTACGCGCAGACCCGCAATCTGCCGTTCAAGGTCGCAATGGACGACGGCAGCGCGGCCAAGCAATTCGGCAATGTCCAGCTCACGCCGACGACCTTCGTCATCGACAAAAACGGCAGGATTCTGAAGCGCTATGTCGGCGAGCCGACCTTCGCGGAACTGGATCAACTGCTCGACAACGCGCTCGGTTCGGCCTGA
- a CDS encoding P-II family nitrogen regulator, translating into MKLITAIIKPFKLDEAREALSAIGVSGITVTEVKGFGRQKGHTELYRGAEYVVDFLPKVKIEAAVSDDIVDQAIEAVERAARTGKIGDGKIFVTTIEQVIRIRTGETGADAL; encoded by the coding sequence ATGAAGCTCATTACCGCAATCATCAAGCCGTTCAAGCTGGACGAAGCGCGCGAAGCGCTGTCGGCCATCGGCGTCTCGGGCATCACCGTGACCGAGGTGAAAGGCTTCGGCCGACAGAAAGGGCACACCGAGCTGTACCGGGGCGCGGAGTACGTCGTCGATTTTCTGCCGAAAGTGAAGATCGAAGCCGCCGTGTCGGACGACATCGTCGATCAGGCGATCGAGGCCGTCGAGCGCGCGGCCCGCACGGGAAAGATCGGCGACGGCAAGATCTTCGTCACCACGATCGAACAGGTCATTCGTATTCGCACCGGCGAAACCGGCGCGGACGCTCTCTAA
- a CDS encoding YifB family Mg chelatase-like AAA ATPase, producing the protein MSLAVVRSRAPAPGRAPEVVVEVHLANGLPSFSIVGLPDLEVRESRERVRAALQNCGFDFPVRRITVNLAPADLPKESGRFDLPIALGILAASGQIPAESLANREFAGELSLTGALRPMRGAFAMVCGAARHHAAAGERGERDERAPEIYLPLASAAEAALVPGIDVFGAADLPALCAHLNGVPDARLRPVHAVTLPQTAAPAPDLADVIGHPAARRALEVAAAGGHHLLMIGPPGAGKSMLAARLPSLLPPMSDDEALTSAAILSASSIGFTPEQWRRRPFRAPHHSSSSAALVGGRNPPQPGEITLAHHGVLFLDELPEFDRKVLETLREPLEVGHITISRAAQQADFPAACQLIAAMNPCPCGWRGDPSGRCRCSPDIAARYLRKLSGPLMDRIDIQIELPALTPAELSARGAERGESSAVVAARVAAARDIQTQRQGKTNRELDGREADDVCRPDSAGEALLRAAGERFGWSARAYYRVLKVVRTIADLADAKTPDVAHVAEAVQYRRMLSLA; encoded by the coding sequence ATGTCGCTTGCCGTGGTACGCAGCCGCGCGCCCGCTCCTGGGCGCGCGCCCGAAGTCGTCGTCGAAGTCCATCTCGCTAACGGGCTGCCGTCTTTTTCCATCGTCGGCCTGCCCGATCTCGAAGTGCGCGAAAGCCGCGAGCGCGTGCGCGCCGCGCTGCAGAACTGCGGCTTCGACTTTCCCGTCCGCAGAATCACCGTCAATCTCGCGCCCGCCGATTTGCCGAAGGAATCGGGGCGCTTCGATCTGCCGATCGCGCTCGGCATTCTCGCCGCGAGCGGGCAAATCCCGGCCGAGTCGCTGGCGAATCGCGAATTCGCGGGCGAGCTATCGCTCACCGGCGCGTTACGGCCGATGCGCGGCGCCTTCGCGATGGTGTGCGGCGCGGCGCGCCATCACGCGGCGGCGGGCGAACGTGGCGAACGTGACGAACGCGCGCCGGAAATCTATCTGCCGCTTGCGAGCGCGGCGGAGGCGGCGCTGGTGCCGGGCATCGACGTCTTCGGCGCGGCCGACCTGCCCGCGCTCTGCGCGCACCTGAACGGCGTGCCCGACGCGCGCCTGCGGCCGGTGCACGCCGTGACGCTTCCGCAAACAGCCGCGCCCGCGCCCGATCTCGCCGACGTGATCGGTCATCCCGCCGCGCGCCGCGCGCTCGAAGTGGCGGCGGCGGGCGGCCATCATTTGCTGATGATCGGCCCGCCCGGCGCGGGCAAATCGATGCTCGCGGCGCGCCTGCCGAGCCTCCTTCCGCCCATGAGCGACGACGAAGCGCTCACATCCGCCGCGATTCTTTCTGCGAGTTCGATCGGCTTCACGCCGGAGCAATGGCGGCGGCGGCCGTTTCGCGCGCCGCATCACTCGTCGAGTTCGGCGGCGCTGGTCGGCGGACGCAATCCGCCGCAGCCGGGCGAGATCACGCTCGCGCATCACGGCGTGCTGTTCCTCGACGAACTTCCCGAATTCGACCGCAAGGTGCTCGAGACGCTGCGCGAACCGCTCGAAGTCGGGCACATCACGATTTCGCGCGCGGCGCAGCAGGCGGACTTTCCCGCCGCATGTCAGCTGATCGCGGCGATGAATCCATGCCCGTGTGGCTGGCGCGGCGATCCGAGCGGGCGTTGCCGCTGTTCGCCGGATATCGCCGCGCGCTATCTGCGCAAGTTGTCGGGACCGTTGATGGATCGCATCGACATTCAGATCGAGCTGCCGGCGCTGACGCCGGCGGAATTGTCCGCGCGCGGCGCCGAGCGAGGCGAGTCGAGCGCCGTGGTCGCGGCGCGCGTCGCGGCGGCCCGCGACATTCAGACGCAGCGTCAAGGCAAGACCAACCGCGAACTCGATGGCCGCGAGGCCGACGACGTCTGCCGCCCCGATTCAGCCGGCGAGGCGTTGCTGCGCGCAGCCGGCGAGCGCTTCGGCTGGTCGGCGCGCGCCTACTACCGCGTACTCAAGGTGGTGCGAACGATCGCGGACCTCGCCGACGCCAAAACGCCCGACGTCGCTCATGTAGCCGAGGCGGTGCAATATCGGCGGATGCTATCGCTTGCTTGA
- a CDS encoding accessory factor UbiK family protein, whose amino-acid sequence MKQPNDVFNDLQQKMSELFKNSPAKDVERNMKAMLSQGFSKLDLVTREEFDTQTQVLVRTRARLEELEKRVAQLEQRLASGGSAAQD is encoded by the coding sequence ATGAAGCAGCCCAACGACGTTTTCAACGATCTGCAGCAGAAAATGAGCGAGCTGTTCAAGAATTCGCCGGCGAAGGACGTCGAACGGAACATGAAGGCCATGCTGTCGCAAGGTTTTTCGAAGCTTGATCTCGTCACGCGCGAAGAATTCGACACGCAAACGCAGGTGCTCGTGCGCACGCGCGCGCGTCTCGAAGAGCTCGAAAAGCGCGTGGCGCAGCTGGAGCAGCGTCTCGCGAGCGGCGGCTCCGCCGCGCAAGACTAA